The sequence cacGCATGTGAGgaagacattgattggttgcctctcccatGTACTCAGACTGGGGCCAGGGGCTGAACCTATAACCCAGGTACCTGCCATTCATTGGCTGGAAATAggacctgtgaccctttggtgcatggaccAATGCTCTAGCCATTTAGCACACCAGCCCGGCTCAGTTatgcttctttaaaaatttgttagTGATTCCAACGTATTTTTACAACTAATCTAAGTCAGTTTTGAAAGAACACTGTACTGCATCATTGTCATCAGTAGTACAGATATTTTATAACAGAATATTTCCAGTTCTCCCCTCCCATCTCATAACATGCTGTCATTCACATATCAATATGCTATAATCACCCAATgtattgttgctattattttaaacCAACAATTATGTATTAGATCAATTAAGTATAAGACAAGGTTTTAATTTACCTTCATTTATGTCTTCTCTGATTCTAGTTTCTGACCCAtatccttttccttctctctgaaaactttttaatattttgcaagGCAGGTCTGTTGGTGACATATTCCCTCAGTTTTGTTTGAGAAAGTATTTATACTTCACTTTTGAATGATAATTTTTCTGAATATAGGATCCAAGTAGGTGAGTTATTTTCTTTCGACTCTTAAAATATTGCAtgtccctctcttctctcttgcaTTTAAGATGTCCAGTGTCATTCTTATCCTCATTTGCCTATGAGtaagttattttttcctttcaggtTTCTTTTCTagaagattttctctttgtcttttgatcatatatatgtatatataatatatttatgtattatatataaaatatatatatatttctgcatTTTCAATATGATATAGTGTTTTCCTACTTGGTGTTCTCTAAGCTTCCTAGGTCTGTGCTTTGATGTCTgtcattaattttggaaaattctcagctattatattttaaacaatttcttctgcttccttctctttactTGTTTTTGTATTCCTATTACATGTATGTTACAACTTTTGCAACTGTCCAGTTTTTGGATATTTCTTTCCCTTCtggttccttccccccccccccccggcccccccctcccctccacccccaaattctttttgctctttgCATTTTAGTTTGGGAAGTTTATATGGACATATTTAAGCTAGCTGATTCCCTCCTTGGCAGTGTTAAGTCTATTGATGATCCTATCAAACACattcctcatttcttttctttttttcaaaaattttaaaatatatatattttattgattttttacagggaggaagggagagggatagagagttaaaagcatcgatgagagagaaacatcgatcagctgcctcctgcacacccccaactagggatgtgcccgcaaccaaggtacatgcccttgacaggaatagaacctgggacccttcagtccgcaggccgatgctctgtccactgagccaaaccgggtaagGCATTCCTTATTTCTTTTATAGTGTTTTTGGTTTCTAGCATTCCCTTTTGATTCTTTCTTAGAGAATGTCCATTTCTCTGCTCACATTATCCATCTGTGCTTGCATGTTGTCTGCTTTTTTCATTAGTGTCCTTAACATTTAATCATagttattttgaattttctatcTGCTCTCTCATGTGGGACCCAGAGTCCTTTTATCTATCCACTTTGGCATCCTGAACATGTAGCTTTCACCTTGTGTTTGGAAATGGCTTCTCCATCTTGAACCATGACATGGTCTTCCAGGTGTTCTCCAGGAAGgatgaaggggagagggagagaaggccaTAGTACTTTTCTTTAAGATACCCTTGTTCCTTAAGGGTACTATCTTGAGTTTGCTCTCCCTACCTCTGATTCTATCTGAACTAGTAGACCCTGAGTTCACCAGCTGAAGTGGAGGTTGGGAGACGTAGCTTTAACTTGGATGTGTCATTAAAGAATGGACAGCAGTTTCTACCACAACAGTGTTCCAGAGCTCTCCTCCAATTCTCAAAGAAAGGTGTCTATGACACCAAGTGGCTTAAGAAACTCTGCTTTACACAATGGCTGTGAGAGTCGGGATCATGGTCTATCAGCGTcaccctggcactgggatcagcatccCCAGATTACTTAGGCTAAGCACAATCTCATTCGCCTCACTCACCCTTCCTGAAGGCTTGCTATGGGTCAGGCTTTGAACTGATAATAAGCTAGTCCCAACCTACCCTCAAATCATGACTTCTCTTCCCTGGCAGCTTCCCCAAAGTGCACCTTGTTTCAAGAACAAGCCACGGCGAAAGATGAtggcaacaaatatattttgtgtgAGGCAAGTGGGTTCTACCCAAAGGACATTAACATAACCTGGTATATATGGAACCACGAGAATCCCCAGGGCCAGGAGATTTCTGAAGGCATCACCAATGGTCCAGCTATCAAGAATGAGGACGGCACATTTAATAAAACCAGCCATTTGAGGCTGGAACACAATGTGGTCTCCTGCCAATGTGTGATAAGACACATATCCTTGCCCACCTCCTGCAGGTCCAACTTCCCCACGTCTCGGATAGGTAAGCATCCTCTAAAGATTTCCCTTACTCTTCACCTTGAGGGTATATAACGTAACACTCAGGTTCCCAGttagtctaggccagtgatggcgaacctatgacatgcgtgtcagagttgacacgcgaactcatttttttggttgatttttctttgttaaatggcatttaaatatataaaataaatatcaaaaatataaatctttgttttactatggttgcaaatatcaaaaaatttctatatgtgacacagcaccagagttaagtgagggtttttcaaaatgctggcacgccgagctcaaaaggttcgccatcactggtctaggccaagGTGGGGGCcaatggggaaggagaggaagctcAGTTTGTCCTACTTCAGCCCCAGAGTCAGCAGTCCAGGCTAGGTCCGTAAGCCAGGATGGATCGCCTAATAGGTGGAGAGTGGTGACAAGCGTCCTCAGCGTTGCTGGTAACTTATGGCTGCACATTCCAAGGCCTTTCCCCAGGCACACTAGATCCTGAGCTTAAGACAATACAGCTCACTACAgaatctcccccccccacccctgctggtgGGGTAGGGTTAATTGAGCTCATATCTTGGTTTCCATGGTCATGGCTCTGGTCCTGACTGGAGATGACCTTGCAGGTCAAATGCATCTGCCTAGAGATGAGAGGGGTTAGGGAGGCAGTGTTTGACTGGTTTTTGCCAGATGGGGCCTCGGGTGTCCTGGATGGAGAGAGTAATTGTTTTTGGAAGCAAGGGCGAGGGATGTGTATGAGTGTGGTGTGTGTAGAGTATGTGTGGGACATGGGAAATATGGAATTGAAATATGCTTTGTGTGTATAATCTCTCATATAAAAGGCCCATGGCCGTCACACTGTAACCCTTTCACGACCAAATGAGCTGTGGCTCTCTCTCCAAGGTCAGGGGTttagggagaggctggggtgagCGACTAGCGGTGATGAGCGGTACAGAcagctgaggcaagcggaagTGAGCTACCTGCACAATTTTGTGcctgctgggcctctagtataatataaggtgtcccaacattcatgcaagatttgcagttgaattgaattgcaaatcttgtaTGAActttgggacaccctataaaaGAGATTTGTGTTGGTGACTTGTGGCCGTAATAATAAATTGCAACAGAATGGGTGGCTTATACTCAACagctttatttctcacagttatggaggctggaagtctgagatccgTGTGACAGCGTGGATGGGTGAGGGCTTTCTTCTGGGACACAGATTtcttgtatcctcacatggtggaggGATAAGGGAATCTCTCTAGGGCCTCTTATCTAAGGGCTCTAATTATTCACGCGGGCTCCTCCCTCATGACCTAATGATAtccccaaagccccacctcctaataccatcacattgggtattaggatttcaacatgtgaattttggagggacacagaTATTCGATATATAGCAGTGTATAGTGATGTAAGATGATGTAGTGTGGAAGCTTGAACATGTGTACGGCATACATATGTGGTAGGTGGTGTCCATATTGCCGTGTATTTCTGGCAGGTGCTAAACACACTATTTGATGTATGTGATAGGAATGACAAGAAGTGTGGCAGATGATTGGTGGTTATATCTGTGGTAGGGAAATGACACACGACCATAGATATCTTAGCAGTGGTTGTGTGGTCACTTTGGCCACTGCACATAGGTTTCCTTTTAAcgtttttctcctctttctgcaGGATCTGAGATGGGAAATACCTGGGGGACTACCGATACTTGTATTGCTGTTGGCTTTATTGGAGCAGGCATTTTAATGGGACTAATTTTATGTTGTATAAGGTAAGGGGGATGCCAAAGCCAAGTTTAGCCCTGTGTTTTGGAATTGACTCTGGGAGTTCCGGGATCTTTGCCAGTGGATGATATTTGAGAGTTCTCAGGATCAGTGCTGGGGGGAAtctgagtgtggtgtgtgtgtggtgtatggcTTTTTCTGATGTTGTGTCAGGGAAGAACTGTCTCTTTAGATCCTTATGCGGTAGCTTGGGACTCTGGGGAGATGCACTGTAAGGCCCCTGTGCCTCTTCCTGACATACAGGTCTCACTGTGAACCAGGCCTTTGAGCTGTGTATGGGCTGCATTGTTGTCCTCACACATAGAACCACAGCTCAGAGAGGGGAATTCCTTCCCCGAGGTGCTCACATTTTGTTAACAGCTTAAAGGGATAGCTTTCAACCAGATTTCACCATTAAATCAGGAATCTGTAGCCCTCATTGGTGTTTCCCATCTAAGACAGCTTTCCAAGCATATTTATCACTCACTGTGATCCAAACAGCAGATAAAATAACTCAAGGTAAAGAAGTCTAAGGGACCAGTGTAGATATGTGGCTTACAATGGTTCTAGATATTAAATTGCCCTcatttttgggggtggggggactccaAGGCAGAATCTGTGCAATAGCTAATACatctcattaaaaatgttttaggaaGAAACAATTGGTTTCGTTATTCGTTGGGGCGATCCGTGCACTTAGCTCCTGGACTGCGGGTCTCCTTGGGCAGCAGGAGCAGCGCTATGGACTGAAAAGCGGTATAAAATTTCTGCGTGGAGTGAAAGAAAATGGCCGGAACCTAACAGACAGCTTGCAAATCACGGTTGGGAAAGCACACGCACACAGCTGGCCACTAAGCTGCCAGGAAAAGCGCTCCCTCTACCCATGGGGTGAAGAAGCCCCATCGCTACAAGCTCTGGACCATTGCACTTGGAGAAATCCGTCAGATACCAGAAATCTACAGGGCTTCTGATCCGGAAGCTGCCTTTCCAGAGGTTGGTGAGGGGGATGGCCCAGGATTTCCAAACTGCCAAGATTtcttattttacatttacttctctaactctcttttttcctctattttaaatctgtgtgtatgtgtatctctATATAACATATAGTTATTTTTGAGAGTAGAGTTGCACATGATATTGCTTTAACCTTAATTCTCAAATGTGTATTTCTTGCAAAATAGGATTTATCTTAAATAATCAAATAACATTATCAATTTTCCCCCTCCACTCCACAGtactctaatccaggggtggggaacgtctggcctgtgGGCTATATATGGCCCAGAgaccatttggtctggccctgccaaggcactaATGATGAGTTAATTACATGTTTGATAaaggcaaatttttttaaaaatatatatattttattgattttttacagagaggaggggagagggatagagagttagaatcattgatcagctgcctcctgcacaccccccactggggatgtgcccgcaaccaaggttcatgcccttgaccagaatcaaatctgggacccttcagtccacaggctgaagctctatccactgagccaaaccagtcagggcagcaggcaaatttttaagttgataatttgtatggcctgagaatctaatctaataaaagagaaacttgcaaattgactgcacctctgccaCACCCCAAGTCAcggccaccagccaatcagagtgactatatgcaaattaacccaaccaagatggcggccggcagccacggagctggagcagcaggaggcttggtttccccagtgatggaggaagccaagcttcctgcctgtgctggccggctgtggcctcggctcaaggcaacaaagtttcaattatagaagataaataaatcccagatacctgcttccagcaagcctccactgggagcttgggtggttgggggctgtagccagcctgcaaacagccatcagcccctcacccaggatggccacaggctcatggggtgagggtccccactggggggcttggccagcctgcaaacagccatcagctcctcacccaggatggctaggcaccccagcaggacccaccaccctgaagggggtgtggccagcctaaaaatggccctcagcccctcacccaggctggccaggcacaccagtggggactcccacagtgaagggctgtggccagcctgcaaacagccatcaacccctcacccaggctggccaggcaccccaggggacccctaccctgaaggagctttggccaacctgcaaacagccatcagcccctcacccaggctggccaagcaccccagcgggactcccaccctgatccgggacacccttcagggcaaactagccggcccccacccatgcaccaggcctctatcctatataataaaagggtaatatgaaaattgaccctaacagcagaatgactggaaatgactggtcactatgacacacactgaccaccaggaggcagacgctcaatgcaggagctacccctggtggtcagaacactcccacagggggagctctgctcagccacaagccaggcttctggctgtcAGTacagtggtggaagcctctcctgcctcctcaacagtgctaaggatgtctgactgcagcttaggcctgctccccgctggcaagtggacatcccctaagagCTCccgtgctgccagagggatgtctgactgccagtttaggcccaatcccctggggagcgggcctaagccagcatgtggtcatcccctgaggggtcccagacttcgagagggcacaggccgggctgagggactccccgagtgcatgtgcaccaggcctctagtgatgttataaatatccaaatggctcttggcagcaaaaaggttccctacccctTTAATCAGGTAGACTTGATTGAGATTTTTGTCAATTTTCCCAATATTGTCTTTTATAGCAAAAGAAAACCCAAGAAAATGCAGTGAATGTAGTTGTAATGTCTTTCTAGTCTCTGTTAATCTGAAATAGTTTGTGAGTCATTGTGTCTCATGGCATTGATATTTCAAAAGAGTATAGACCAGCTATTTTGTAGACCATCCATCAGTTTGAGGGTCTGTTTCCTTATGATTCCTACTTTTGATAGGAATATAGCTGAAGTGATACTAACTAAGGACATTTTATCAGGAGGCATATGGTCCTCATTATTCCCTTAACTGGCAATATTAACTTAGATTATTTGGTGAAGGTGAAGTCTACCAGGTGTTTTAACTATAAAGTTACAACTTTaccttttaatttataatttaaaaaatatcttgtaAAACCCATGATATTGCCAGAATCTTAAgtcagctttaaaaaaacacatcattCTACATCATAAGTCTTTCCAAATACAATTTGTAAGCATTAATTTCATATCTATGGGTGCTTAATTATTTTCTCAGGATTAGACATTCAGGTTATCTTCagtcttttattgttattttattttatttttaaaaaaatatattttattgattttttacagagaggaagggagagagatagttagaaacatcgatgagagagaaacatcaatcagccgcctcctgcacaccccccactggggatgtgcctgcaaccaaggcacatgcccttgaccagaattgaacctgggacctttcagtccacaggccaacgctctatccactgagccaaactggtttcggcttttattgttattttaaaaagtgctgctTTCAACACATTTTCATATACAGCTTTTAATGTGTTTAGGGCTATTTTATAAAGTAGATTGTCAGTGTAGCATTATCAGGGtcaagagaatatttttaaaactactgaTATACTTTGTAAAGAATATTGAAAGAATTACACTAATTTACATTTCCACTAATAAAAAATGAGtgatctgttttttgtttttaaaaatgtatttttaaggatATACTTTGAGACTTATCTACAAGTTCTATCCTCTGATGATTCTGGTCAGCATCAGTTGTTACTTGACTGTTGACAAATGGTGATTTTCTAATCatcattccttctacatttattttttgcttcgTATTGTAAGGAAAAGCTACCCTTTTCCTCTTCTCTACCTGTTCACTGTAGACTCATGGATTCCTGTTTTATTCAGTAAGCCTGCACCCTTCCTATgatagtaggtcctcaggttacatctGAGATCCATCCTTATGGCGTGATGTAATGTGACTTTCaccataagtcagaacccacctacataagcacctacgtcactacatggagcacatacacagcagtaatgaagtgaaacagtaaaaaaaaataattaaaagaaagataacaattcctgacctttacttgtggtaaataaataataaaaaacataaagcacatatgtacatacgtcgaaatgacagaactttttttttctttataaatgagtgggagatggtgacataaccatgaaatgacgtatgttgagtccgacgtaacccgagaaCTGCCtgtatttatttccattcttGGCTAGTGGGAGTTTCCTCAAACAGGTTTTTGTGGCCTTCTGGTATGTTCCCATCATTCTTTGAggactttcttattttttagcAGAAGATGTTCAAGGTTTATCTTGTTCCTTCTCTGTCCCACCTCTTTAATCAGCCATTTTTTCTGAGGAGTACTGTTGTTTGTTAGTTTTTCAGTGGAGATTGATAGTATAGACCAGGAGCTGGACACTAAATTGACTACTTGCTATGGAATTGTCCTTGCTGTAAAGCAAGTCCTAGTCGGATTAATAGaactgggaatttttaaaaaattttaaatacatttttatttatttatattatgaatatatacatactaggggcccggtgcacgaaattcgtgcactgggtgtgtgtgggggggagtgtccctcagcccagcctgccccctctcacttactgggagccctcaggcgttgacccccatcaccctccaatcccaggattggccccttgcccaggcctgacgcctctgacagaggtgtcaggcctgggcaggggaccctcatttccccccatcagtggttctgcccccagcccaggcctgatccctctggcccaggcatcaggcctgggcaggggacccccagacccctctgattgctggctctgccccttgcccaggcctgacgcctccgccagaggtgtcaggcttggacaggggacccccatctccccccgatcactggctctggcccccgcccaggcctgaggcctctggcccaggaatcatgcctgggcagggggcccccatctccctctgattgcttgctccacccacctctgacccaggcttcaggcctgggcaaggggaccatcatatacccccaatccccggctctgcccccccacccaggcctgatgcctctgccagaggagttgaccctcatcaccctccgatcaccaatcaccggatcggccccttgaccaggcctgaggcctccggcagaggtgtcaggcctgggcaggggacccccagctccccgcggtttcaggctccgcccatgcc is a genomic window of Myotis daubentonii chromosome 9, mMyoDau2.1, whole genome shotgun sequence containing:
- the LOC132241020 gene encoding natural cytotoxicity triggering receptor 3 ligand 1-like; translated protein: MAVADSAAAAGFPRDFLWLLLVLWCWVPAADFLIVEMEGKNQTVFLYDNVTISCKVPGSTPLNIKGMGVIWYRKHQADETEHKVFEMYGDHQKAFRPGASVSPAGLEKGDASLHLPGVQLRDAGEYRCEVVVTPEKAQGTVVLKVLASPKCTLFQEQATAKDDGNKYILCEASGFYPKDINITWYIWNHENPQGQEISEGITNGPAIKNEDGTFNKTSHLRLEHNVVSCQCVIRHISLPTSCRSNFPTSRIGSEMGNTWGTTDTCIAVGFIGAGILMGLILCCIRKKQLVSLFVGAIRALSSWTAGLLGQQEQRYGLKSGIKFLRGVKENGRNLTDSLQITVGKAHAHSWPLSCQEKRSLYPWGEEAPSLQALDHCTWRNPSDTRNLQGF